Proteins encoded within one genomic window of Episyrphus balteatus chromosome 1, idEpiBalt1.1, whole genome shotgun sequence:
- the LOC129917071 gene encoding uncharacterized protein LOC129917071 yields the protein MSKSSMDVTISYVRDFSQQAENYKHFKLEEHLILLNRSASLLSTSIQPQHFTPNCLEISKFFVDLHAVIEILNPDSDVLWSCITVLQHCSKNLDCRKTIVNDYRFVPLLAYVLKKTSAQDKVQRLLTIIQDLTYGISITWEEPYLTGLVESLVQIIYAEEENQSQLALSILINLCYKNFPILFLFLRTVNISSFSRKITNHGVLANKMMIILSEDINSPEVKELHVFVRATFGTIDECIKTWNVPYLRHVVEFLLDSKTHKGLHLAMRTYDSYCDDIERLLDQIDGRTGMDDSTEESRKAQQICMSLLFQLIKYVLELSEHKNKDGTESRISLESIIIRIYELLGQWIESDLAGIDAVRLLEILIRTTNKESLIIKIAKDAHLISQLIAISEKPETDCHHTTAILQLILTLLSKQKTEKLILSKITESYFDKMFAPLLTMRPEMFTCSSLAVEILEKSIMCLLLLINFAGIAKKAYFEKVCSLMQMQQFQYALAKAMVSGSELVCDAIFQISQFEYFPKNEVAKLIAQLNTTTVSPKTPYDQWPNLNSILKTNQALVSKDLEERLNALIDLISTANSNSQINNVATSQLIELYNHKMNILKGAESSMNKRLQDASTEITHLSQTVSLQKAELEKYHTMNFKLHINQERLQTQCKDLTHQKDNLKTNITNLMKKLSEQTDALKINEKRLEVKVSEMIVLQKEYNELKSEFEQKTEELERLQTTSKEHTHRIEKLKKTIGAYENDIKEKTRNLEDKDRELAKTQKALEEQKEAKKKSESVISFLETQLQEKNEAIRGYENELLETEEMRKTILSLMESKRPKRKA from the exons ATGTCAAAATCATCAATGGATGTAACAATTTCGTATGTACGCGATTTCAGTCAACAAGCTGAAaattacaaacattttaaacttgaagaacatttaattttacTCAATCGAAGTGCTTCT CTCCTTAGCACATCAATCCAACCACAACATTTTACTCCAAATTGTTTGGAAATCTCCAAATTCTTTGTTGATTTGCACGCTGTCATCGAAATCCTTAATCCTGATTCGGATGTTTTGTGGTCCTGCATCACTGTGCTGCAACATTGCTCGAAAAATCTCGATTGTCGCAAAACAATTGTCAACGATTATCGATTTGTTCCTTTGTTGGCTTACGTTTTGAAGAAAACTTCAGCTCAG gacaaAGTACAACGCTTATTGACAATCATTCAAGACCTCACTTATGGCATCAGTATTACCTGGGAGGAACCTTATCTCACGGGTTTGGTGGAATCACTCGTTCAGATCATTTACGCCGAGGAGGAGAACCAATCTCAGTTGGCTCTATCAATTCTCATCAATCTCTGCTACAAGAACTTtccgattttgtttttgttcctccGGACTGTGAACATTTCGAGTTTCAGTCGAAAGATCACAAATCATGGAGTTTTGGCGAACAAAATGATGATAATCCTTTCGGAGGATATCAATTCACCGGAAGTCAAGGAATTGCATGTTTTTGTTCGAGCTACATTCGGAACAATTGATGAATGCATTAAAACTTGGAATGTTCCATATTTACGTCATGTTGTTGAGTTCCTTTTGGATTCTAAGACCCACAAAGGACTTCATTTGGCTATGAGAACGTACGATAGCTATTGCGATGATATTGAGCGACTTCTTGAT cAAATTGATGGTCGAACGGGTATGGATGATTCTACGGAGGAGTCACGCAAAGCACAACAGATCTGCATGTCTTTGTTGTTTCAGTTGATTAAGTATGTTCTTGAACTCTCCGAACATAAGAATAAGGATGGAACTGAGAGTAGAATCAGTTTGGAATCAATTATTATCAGAATTTATGAATTGTTGGGACAATGGATCGAAAGTGATTTGGCAGGAATCGATGCAGTTCGGCTGCTTGAAATTTTAATTCGAACAA CCAACAAAGAAAGTCTTATAATTAAAATCGCCAAGGACGCCCACTTGATCTCCCAACTAATTGCAATTTCCGAAAAACCCGAAACAGACTGTCATCATACAACAGCGATCCTACAACTTATACTAACTCTTCTCAGCAAGCAAAAGACAGAGAAATTAATTCTCTCAAAAATCACTGAatcttattttgataaaatgttTGCTCCCCTCTTAACAATGCGACCAGAAATGTTCACTTGTTCTTCATTGGCTGTAGAGATTCTAGAGAAATCCATAATGTGTTTGCTTCTTCTAATAAATTTTGCAGGAATTGCAAAGAaagcttattttgaaaaagtttgtaGTCTCATGCAAATGCAACAATTTCAATATGCCTTAGCAAAGGCAATGGTTTCGGGTAGTGAGCTTGTCTGCGAtgcgatttttcaaatttctcaatttgaatattttccTAAGAATGAAGTTGCAAAA ttgATTGCTCAATTAAATACTACAACAGTTAGTCCTAAAACACCTTACGATCAATGGCCTAATTTAAATTCGATTCTTAAAACTAATCAAGCATTGGTTAGCAAGGACTTGGAAGAAAGATTAAATGCTTTGATTGATCTTATATCAACAGCAAACTCAAATTCACAG atAAACAATGTTGCCACATCGCAATTGATTGAGTTGTACAATCACAAAATGAACATTCTTAAAGGAGCCGAAAGTAGTATGAATAAAAGGCTGCAAGATGCAAGTACTGAG ataaCACATTTATCACAAACCGTTAGTTTGCAAAAGGCTGAATTGGAAAAATATCACACAATGAACTTTAAACTACACATCAATCAAGAAAG attgcaAACACAGTGTAAAGATCTCACCCATCAAAAAGATAAtctcaaaaccaacattacgaatTTGATGAAAAAACTAAGTGAACAGACTGATGCACTGAAAATCAATGAGAAACGATTAGAAGTTAAAGTGTCTGAAATGATTG TCCTCCAAAAAGAATACAACGAACTGAAATCCGAATTCGAACAAAAGACTGAAGAGCTCGAACGCCTACAAACCACATCCAAGGAGCACACTCATCGCATTGAAAAACTCAAGAAAACCATTGGTGCCTATGAGAATGACATCAAAGAGAAAACTCGCAATTTGGAAGATAAAGATCGTGAACTTGCCAAAACACAAAAAGCTCTCGAAGAACAAAAAGAAGCAAAGAAGAAATCCGAAAGTGTTATATCATTTTTGGAAACTCAACTTCAAGAAAAGAACGAAGCAATTCGAGGATATGAAAATGAATTACTCGAAACTGAAGAAATGCGTAAAACTATTTTGAGTCTTATGGAGAGTAAGCGGCCAAAGAGAAAAGCTTAA